In one window of Ovis aries strain OAR_USU_Benz2616 breed Rambouillet chromosome 5, ARS-UI_Ramb_v3.0, whole genome shotgun sequence DNA:
- the LOC101118184 gene encoding cytochrome P450 4F3-like isoform X1 translates to MLELSLSWLGFGPVATSPWLLLLVVGASWLLAHVLAWTYTSYNNSRRLQCFSQPPKRNWFLGHLGLIQSSEEGLLYTQGLASTYGDACCWWMGPWHAIIRIFHPTCIKPVLFAPAAITPKNVIFYNFLKPWLGDGLLLSAGDKWSSHRRLLTPAFHFNILKPYMKIFTKSADIMHAKWQRLITEGHTHLDMFEHISLMTLDSLQKCVFSYDSNCQEKPSDYIAAILELSALVAKRYQQIFLHMDFLYYLTPDGRRFRRACRLVHDFTSAVIQERRCTLPKEDIGDFLKAKEKTKTLDFIDVLLLTKDEDGKGLSDEDIRAEADTFMFEGHDTTASGLSWVLYNLAKHPEYQERCRQEVQELLKDRESKEIEWDDLAQLPFLTMCIKESLRLHPPVTAISRRCTQDITLPDGRVIPKGVICLISIFGTHHNPSVWPDPEVYDPLRFEPENIKGRSPLAFIPFSAGPRNCIGQTFAMTEMKVVLALTLLRFRVLPDEEEPRRKPELILRAEGGLWLRMELLSTGQQ, encoded by the exons ATGCTGGAGCTGAGCCTGTCCTGGCTGGGATTCGGGCCAGTGGCAACCTCcccgtggctgctgctgctggtggtagGGGCCTCCTGGCTCCTGGCCCATGTCCTGGCCTGGACCTACACCTCCTACAACAACTCTCGGCGCCTCCAATGTTTCTCGCAGCCCCCAAAACGTAACTGGTTCTTGGGTCACCTGGGCCTG ATTCAGAGCTCAGAAGAAGGTCTCCTGTACACACAGGGCCTGGCTAGCACCTATGGAGATGCGTGCTGCTGGTGGATGGGGCCCTGGCACGCGATCATCCGCATCTTCCACCCCACCTGCATCAAGCCTGTGCTCTTTGCTCCAG CTGCCATCACACCCAAGAATGTGATCTTCTACAACTTTCTGAAGCCTTGGCTAG GGGATGGGCTCCTGCTGAGTGCTGGTGACAAGTGGAGCAGCCACCGTCGCCTGCTGACACCTGCCTTCCACTTCAACATCCTGAAGCCCTATATGAAGATTTTCACCAAGAGTGCAGACATCATGCAT GCTAAGTGGCAGCGTCTGATCACAGAGGGCCACACCCATCTGGACATGTTTGAACATATCAGCCTCATGACCCTGGACAGTCTGCAGAAATGCGTCTTCAGCTACGACAGCAATTGCCAGGA GAAGCCCAGTGACTATATCGCTGCCATCTTGGAGCTCAGTGCCCTTGTGGCAAAACGATATCAGCAGATCTTCCTGCACATGGACTTCCTGTACTACCTCACCCCTGATGGGCGGCGCTTCCGCAGGGCCTGCCGCCTGGTGCACGACTTCACAAGTGCTGTCATCCAGGAGCGGCGCTGCACCCTCCCCAAGGAAGATATCGGTGACTTCCTCAAGGCCAAGGAGAAGACCAAGACTTTGGACTTTATTGATGTACTCCTGCTGACCAAG GATGAAGATGGGAAGGGATTATCAGATGAAGACATCCGAGCTGAAGCTGACACCTTCATGTTTGAAG GCCATGACACCACAGCCAGTGGCCTCTCCTGGGTCCTGTACAACCTTGCAAAACACCCAGAATACCAGGAACGCTGCCGGCAGGAGGTGCAAGAGCTCCTGAAGGACCGTGAGTCTAAAGAGATTGAATG GGACGATCTGGCTCAGTTGCCCTTCCTGACCATGTGCATCAAGGAGAGTCTGCGGTTGCACCCCCCAGTCACGGCCATCTCCCGCCGCTGTACCCAGGACATCACGCTTCCAGATGGCCGGGTCATCCCCAAAG GTGTTATCTGCCTCATCAGCATTTTCGGGACCCACCACAACCCATCTGTGTGGCCAGACCCTGAG GTCTATGACCCCTTGCGCTTCGAGCCAGAAAACATCAAGGGGAGGTCACCTCTGGCTTTTATCCCCTTCTCAGCGGGTCCCAG GAACTGCATCGGGCAGACATTCGCCATGACAGAGATGAAGGTGGTCCTGGCGCTCACACTACTGCGGTTCCGCGTCCTGCCGGATGAGGAGGAGCCTCGCCGGAAGCCAGAGCTGATCCTGCGCGCGGAGGGCGGACTTTGGCTGCGGATGGAGCTGCTGAGCACAGGGCAGCAATGA
- the LOC101118184 gene encoding prostaglandin E2 omega-hydroxylase CYP4F21-like isoform X2, with the protein MLELSLSWLGFGPVATSPWLLLLVVGASWLLAHVLAWTYTSYNNSRRLQCFSQPPKRNWFLGHLGLVPPTEQGLSKVTQLVTNYPQGYLMWMGPIIPLVIFCHPDLIRTFASASAAITPKNVIFYNFLKPWLGDGLLLSAGDKWSSHRRLLTPAFHFNILKPYMKIFTKSADIMHAKWQRLITEGHTHLDMFEHISLMTLDSLQKCVFSYDSNCQEKPSDYIAAILELSALVAKRYQQIFLHMDFLYYLTPDGRRFRRACRLVHDFTSAVIQERRCTLPKEDIGDFLKAKEKTKTLDFIDVLLLTKDEDGKGLSDEDIRAEADTFMFEGHDTTASGLSWVLYNLAKHPEYQERCRQEVQELLKDRESKEIEWDDLAQLPFLTMCIKESLRLHPPVTAISRRCTQDITLPDGRVIPKGVICLISIFGTHHNPSVWPDPEVYDPLRFEPENIKGRSPLAFIPFSAGPRNCIGQTFAMTEMKVVLALTLLRFRVLPDEEEPRRKPELILRAEGGLWLRMELLSTGQQ; encoded by the exons ATGCTGGAGCTGAGCCTGTCCTGGCTGGGATTCGGGCCAGTGGCAACCTCcccgtggctgctgctgctggtggtagGGGCCTCCTGGCTCCTGGCCCATGTCCTGGCCTGGACCTACACCTCCTACAACAACTCTCGGCGCCTCCAATGTTTCTCGCAGCCCCCAAAACGTAACTGGTTCTTGGGTCACCTGGGCCTG GTCCCCCCCACGGAGCAGGGCTTGAGCAAAGTAACTCAGCTGGTGACCAACTACCCTCAGGGTTACTTGATGTGGATGGGCCCCATCATCCCCCTGGTCATTTTCTGCCACCCTGACTTGATCCGGACTTTTGCCAGTGCCTCAG CTGCCATCACACCCAAGAATGTGATCTTCTACAACTTTCTGAAGCCTTGGCTAG GGGATGGGCTCCTGCTGAGTGCTGGTGACAAGTGGAGCAGCCACCGTCGCCTGCTGACACCTGCCTTCCACTTCAACATCCTGAAGCCCTATATGAAGATTTTCACCAAGAGTGCAGACATCATGCAT GCTAAGTGGCAGCGTCTGATCACAGAGGGCCACACCCATCTGGACATGTTTGAACATATCAGCCTCATGACCCTGGACAGTCTGCAGAAATGCGTCTTCAGCTACGACAGCAATTGCCAGGA GAAGCCCAGTGACTATATCGCTGCCATCTTGGAGCTCAGTGCCCTTGTGGCAAAACGATATCAGCAGATCTTCCTGCACATGGACTTCCTGTACTACCTCACCCCTGATGGGCGGCGCTTCCGCAGGGCCTGCCGCCTGGTGCACGACTTCACAAGTGCTGTCATCCAGGAGCGGCGCTGCACCCTCCCCAAGGAAGATATCGGTGACTTCCTCAAGGCCAAGGAGAAGACCAAGACTTTGGACTTTATTGATGTACTCCTGCTGACCAAG GATGAAGATGGGAAGGGATTATCAGATGAAGACATCCGAGCTGAAGCTGACACCTTCATGTTTGAAG GCCATGACACCACAGCCAGTGGCCTCTCCTGGGTCCTGTACAACCTTGCAAAACACCCAGAATACCAGGAACGCTGCCGGCAGGAGGTGCAAGAGCTCCTGAAGGACCGTGAGTCTAAAGAGATTGAATG GGACGATCTGGCTCAGTTGCCCTTCCTGACCATGTGCATCAAGGAGAGTCTGCGGTTGCACCCCCCAGTCACGGCCATCTCCCGCCGCTGTACCCAGGACATCACGCTTCCAGATGGCCGGGTCATCCCCAAAG GTGTTATCTGCCTCATCAGCATTTTCGGGACCCACCACAACCCATCTGTGTGGCCAGACCCTGAG GTCTATGACCCCTTGCGCTTCGAGCCAGAAAACATCAAGGGGAGGTCACCTCTGGCTTTTATCCCCTTCTCAGCGGGTCCCAG GAACTGCATCGGGCAGACATTCGCCATGACAGAGATGAAGGTGGTCCTGGCGCTCACACTACTGCGGTTCCGCGTCCTGCCGGATGAGGAGGAGCCTCGCCGGAAGCCAGAGCTGATCCTGCGCGCGGAGGGCGGACTTTGGCTGCGGATGGAGCTGCTGAGCACAGGGCAGCAATGA